The genomic stretch TTCGATCATGGCGATATTTACCGTGAACTCGCCGGTGCGCTGGGTGAAATCCTTTGTGCCGTCGACGGGATCCACCAGCCAAAAGCGGCGCCAGTGTTTGCGCTCTTCCCAGGGGATATCGCTGCCCTCTTCCGAAAGGATCGGGATATCCCGGCTGATGCTTCGAAGCCCATGGGTAATGATATCGTGGGCAGCGGTGTCTGCAGCGGTAATTGGAGAAGCGTCGGCCTTGTAGCTCACCTTGAAGTCAGACTGGTAAATGTGCAGCACTTTCTCACTGGCCGCATCGGCCACTTTTATCACGTCCGGAAGGATGGAGCTGTAATGCATGTGATTCGCTTCCTGCTTCAGATCAAAACGTTATGAACTATCATAGGCAATAGTAACACTCCCTCCATAAAGATCGAGAAGGATGGCTCTATGAAACTTCGCTTCCTTGGCGGCACAGGAACAGTCACGGGCTCCCGCTACCTGCTTTCAGATGAGAAGCATCGGGTGCTGGTGGATTGTGGCATGTACCAGGGCGTAAAGACCCTGCGCCGGCGCAACTGGGCGAAGTTTCCCGTGGATCCCTCCACTATTGATGCGGTGGTGCTCACCCATGCCCATATTGACCACTCCGGCTACCTGCCAGCCCTGGTAAAAAACGGCTTCAAGGGCAAGGTTTATTGCACCAAAGCCACCCACGAACTTTGCAAGGTTCTGTTGCCGGATGCCGGTTTTTTACAGGAGGAGGATGCGAAATACGCGTTTCGCAAGAAATTCTCCAAGCACGAAAAACCGGAACCGCTGTTCACCGAGAAAGACGCCTGGGAAGCCCTCAAGCATTTCGAGTCCCTCCACTACCATGAGGCGTTCGAGCCGGTAAAGGGGTTCCAGGTAACCTTTACCCCGGCGGGGCATATTCTGGGTTCGTCCTGCGTTCACGTTCATCATCAAGGGGCAGACAGAACGGTTGTATTCAGTGGTGACGTTGGGCGTCAGAACGACATCATAATGCGCCCGCCGGAGCCGCTGCAGAAGGCCGATGTGCTGATCTGTGAATCAACCTATGGGGATCGGGCCCACGGCGAGACAGATCCGGAAGCAGAGCTGGCTGAAATCATTACCCGCACGGCGGGGCGCGGCGGTATCGTGCTTTTACCGGCCTTTGCAGTGGGCCGTGCGCAAATGCTGCTGTATGTGATTCACAAGATTATGGGGGACGGGAAGATACCCAAACTGCCGGTTTTCCTGAACAGCCCGATGGCCATCAAGGCCACAGAGATCTTCTGCAAGCACCACAAAGAGCACAAATTGAATGCCGCTCAGTGCGAACTGATGGATGAGAAAACCGAGTTTGTACGCACGGTGGAAGAGTCCATAGAGCTGGACGCGGTGCGCTACCCATGTGTGATTATTTCCGCCAGCGGAATGGCCAGTGGTGGACGGGTCCTACACCACCTGAAAACGCTACTCCCAAATCCCCGCAACAGCGTAGTGTTCGCTGGTTTCCAGGCGCCTGGCACCCGCGGTGATGCACTGGTGAACGGTGCGGAATCAGTGAAGATCCACGGTGAGTACTGGCCTGTGAAGGCGGAGATTCATAACCTGGATTCTCTCTCCGCACATGGTGACTACAACGAGATTCTGGCGTGGCTGGGGCAAAGCTCGTTGAAACCCGAAAAGGTTTATGTCACTCACGGGGAGCTCGTCGCGAGTGACGTTATGCGCAAACGGATTCGGGACAAGTTTGGCTGGGATGTTGAGGTGCCGGAATTGTTTGAGGAGGTGGAGGTTTGAAGCCAGCTTCACTTTTCTGAAGCTACGACCCCAAACCAGCACCAACCTCACATTGTTCATCTGACAAAGGCGGGATCCCCGTGATCGCATAGGAGACGGTTCCTGCATCGGATACAGTTGCCTCAAGGGTGCATCCTTGGTTTGCGACCGAAAGAACAGAAGTAGCACCCCGAGCCGCATTTGGAGCGATACTTAGATCTGAATCAGCTGAAATAGCATCATTGAGTTGTTGGCAACCGTTTCCAGTTTGGGCACAAACCTGCAGCTTGATTACAAAAGGCGTCGCTGACTTCATTACGGCGCTTCCTTGAGCGCTCGCGACGTAGGATTGATAAGCAGGTATTGCCACGGCTGCCAATATCCCGATTATCGCTACAACGATCATTAACTCAATGAGCGTGAAACCATATTGCTTGTGCATTTGCAGATACCACCTTGCTTAATCATTGTTAAAGAATTTAAAGCAAGGTTCGTGCCCAAAATAAAAAAACCTGAATTACAATCAGTTATAGGCCAGAGCTCTTTTTAAACTGCCGCGGATAGTCACCATGTGACCAAAAGCGCGGCGTGTACAGCATCATGCCCTGCCCCTTATAAACACTCCTATCCACAAGGTTGCCTTGGTAGTATCTATAGATCTCACCAAACCAGAGAACACCAAGCAGAATTGAAAGCATGGCAACAGTCCTTAGAAACCGTTGTTCCCATCTGTATTGCTGCGGAATTCTGGAGTTTCGAGCATCAGGAATCTGGAGCCACGCAAATAGCGTTGTTAAAACCAAGAAACCGATAAGCAGGGAAGCTGGCGCCATAAAAACTGCCGAAACACTTGCATGCACACACGCTGCAACGGTTGACACCACGATCCCATTTATCAGAGTGGCGTCACGCTTTGCGACCAAATATTCAAGCCGCCGTGCCCTTAGCTTCCTGGCCGCTCCAAGCGCAGCTAAAACCATTGTACAAATTAGAATCCAGCCGTACTCTGCCGC from Marinobacter adhaerens HP15 encodes the following:
- a CDS encoding MBL fold metallo-hydrolase RNA specificity domain-containing protein, which encodes MKLRFLGGTGTVTGSRYLLSDEKHRVLVDCGMYQGVKTLRRRNWAKFPVDPSTIDAVVLTHAHIDHSGYLPALVKNGFKGKVYCTKATHELCKVLLPDAGFLQEEDAKYAFRKKFSKHEKPEPLFTEKDAWEALKHFESLHYHEAFEPVKGFQVTFTPAGHILGSSCVHVHHQGADRTVVFSGDVGRQNDIIMRPPEPLQKADVLICESTYGDRAHGETDPEAELAEIITRTAGRGGIVLLPAFAVGRAQMLLYVIHKIMGDGKIPKLPVFLNSPMAIKATEIFCKHHKEHKLNAAQCELMDEKTEFVRTVEESIELDAVRYPCVIISASGMASGGRVLHHLKTLLPNPRNSVVFAGFQAPGTRGDALVNGAESVKIHGEYWPVKAEIHNLDSLSAHGDYNEILAWLGQSSLKPEKVYVTHGELVASDVMRKRIRDKFGWDVEVPELFEEVEV
- a CDS encoding pilin; its protein translation is MHKQYGFTLIELMIVVAIIGILAAVAIPAYQSYVASAQGSAVMKSATPFVIKLQVCAQTGNGCQQLNDAISADSDLSIAPNAARGATSVLSVANQGCTLEATVSDAGTVSYAITGIPPLSDEQCEVGAGLGS